TATTTAGCTGATTATTAGTTGGATGGCACAACCATTTTTCGCGACACCCATTTACATAGTTTGTCTATTTACTGATACATGCTGTCATTTTTTAAATTGGCAATCTATTAAGTTTGGTTTATAATTATGAGAACACAGTTTTATCTTTCAATTACTGTGTTCAATACTGGTCCACTTCATGAATGATGCACACTTCAGTTTTTGTAAGGGGCCGCAGGAAGCATGTCATTACAGTCTTATTTAGTGTTCTTAGTTCTTACTACCTATATAAGGCTATAACCGTGGAGTGCATGGCTATGAGATGGTTTGGAATCAACTTTGTGGAATGCATggatttttaaaatattttagcTTGAGTAACATTCGTTAATGGTTTAGTACGATCAAGACATCCATTAGCACCAACCAGCAAACATACCTGGACCTAATTCACAATTGACACAGGCAGGGATCTACAAAGGATGTCTGGTAATTCTACAGCAAAAGTTAGCCACTGGACCACAGACGAGGTGATTCATTTACAGTTTCAATTTCGTTATCACTTGCTAAAATTACTGCATTTGGGCCATTCTCTACCTTTCTGTAACTCCTTTTCTCTTCATTCTTTTTTAAGATGCACAGTAGGGGCCTTCCCTACTGTATTTCCCCTAAAAAAACTGTAATTGACTAATTGGAGTTGGTGCACATGGTTTGAGATATCAGCAGTTGTTTTGTTGCTGTTATAGCTTCCTGCGTCATTTCATGACCATTTAATGATTCTGGAGCTGTGATGCTAATGCATTGTTCTTTTAGTTTTTTTTGTAGATAAAAGCACTAAGTACAAGGTTTCAGTTGTCAAAAAGAGTCCAAAATGAGGAAGTTCCCAAGGCAGAAGATGCTCTGGCGGTAAGCATTAACCCAGCCAATTTAAGCTGTAGGAAATTTGATAGTTCTGATGGATAGTCTATGTAGTCATTTAAGCTTTAAATGACTTGTGTGGAACAGTGAAAGCTTTGTCATAAACATCTTATGCTTTTATTGATAGTTCTGTAAATTTTATTGTTTGCATGCCTGAACTCTTTTCCCTCTTGCAGATGATATCACAATCAGTTAGACAGGTCATTCTTGATGTGAAAGTTGGACCCCCTTCATTTGAGAAAGGTTTAGCTGAGGATGTATTGTCCCTTGTAAGTTCTGTGTATCTCCTTTCTCGTTTTGCCTAATGAGTAATGACGTGCTTTAAATAGAATGTGTTCTTTTATTTACCGTTCTTGTACCTCTTGGCTCTTCACATGTACCTACCATATCTATATCATATCATCAAATTTCTAGATCTTAATTGAAATTACTGTGTGCTATGTACAGATCACTAATGATAATGAAGTGTTTATGGACAAATGCTCTGACTGTAACTAGTAAAATTGTTAAATTTTACTTGATCACATTTTGCTTCAGGGAATGCATCCATGGCAAAGTTTCCTGTGGTCTCATCCAGTAGATATCTAGCTAAACTCCCCTAATTTTGTGTTTATTTATCTCGTTCTGTGATTTCTCATTTGTCTTTATCTAGAAACTGGAATGTTGCAATTCTTTTTCTCAAACAGCGCAGGAGAActgcgtgtcatttcattaagatagAAAAATGTTACACAGGTCTAAGAGACCCAACTCACACCCCACACCCTGAACACTAAGTTACAGACTTGCCACAAAAACAACAGAAACGACCAACATGTTGTAATTTTTGCagcaatatatatatttttaaactTATCGTGATTTAATGTCTTTTTTTGTTCTTTGCAGCTTAGGAGAACAGATTGCAAGAATTGTCTTGTTTGGTCAAAAAGTGATGACCTAGGAAGAGATATAATTAAGTTGTCTAAAGATGTTATTGTACATTGTTCTCTCTTTTTCATTTCTTTATTTGAACGATCCATCTATTATCTGTGCCTACGAGGTTACGACCACTTCTACTACACAATTTAACAGGCGGCTCATCTGTTATAGGTTGGCTATATTGTTATGGTGGATAAATCTACCAACAGAAGAACTGAGTTAGTGAGGATTGAAGGGGCTAAAGTTGCTGGCATATATCATCGTTTGATCCATGAGAAGGTCATGAAGGTCATGCGCAGGTACATGCATGTGATAACCTACACTTAGAGCTCCTTTTGTTATGCCCTGTTTGCAATTTGCACTACTTCATGTGAGCTTAAAATTGTTGAATTTTGAAACAGCCATGACAGGAGAGTTTTTGCATGGACTGTTGATGATAGCAGCTCCATAAAGAAGATGCTGTATGAGCATGTTGATGCCATTGTGACCAGTAACCCCTCTCTCCTGCAGCAGCTTATGCAGGAGACAAGAACTGAGTGCATGGAAGATGGTTTTGACTTACCATAGGAATTTCTAGCTGTCGGAACATAAGGGTTTAACTTCTCAACAGAGAGGACCAATTAGTGAGTTGAGTTTGACGAATTCTTCATAATTTAGATTATAATTAGTTTAGTTTTTGGCACATTCCACACTTGGCTCATATAATGAAATAGACTGTAAGAAAATATGGTTAGCTTGTCATGAAATATGTTGTTTCCTTTTACAGCTTGATCAGATCAGGTCATTGAGAAGATCATGACAATAATATAATTAATGGAATCATGCTTTAGCCATTGATATTCAAGTTTGTTTCACCTTTTGACAATAATGTCATAATCCATTCCACGACAACACTAGCACCCAAATGTCTGGACAGACCCCTTGCGGACGCCCGCGCTAGCGCCTACTGCACGCACAGGTGGGGCTGGCTCGCGCCACTCCCCATGCTTCCCTGCTTTCTGCGCCCCTCCACGCTTGCTGCGCCGCTCTCCTCCATGCACGGCGCCAGGTAGTTCACATTGCaacatgcacaacatcttcgttctacttttgaaacatataaatgaa
This sequence is a window from Miscanthus floridulus cultivar M001 chromosome 10, ASM1932011v1, whole genome shotgun sequence. Protein-coding genes within it:
- the LOC136486733 gene encoding glycerophosphodiester phosphodiesterase GDPD4-like, with product MRGILLGRRQQPPPLPLFPAAKRSAAPANLLFARLCRFLPASPILLLALLALVPPAFFHLRLRRFHRMRERKCGWVVSPPMVCAHGGDSTNAFPNSMDAFRMALDAWVDCVEVDVSRSSDGVLFALHDRDLQRMSGNSTAKVSHWTTDEIKALSTRFQLSKRVQNEEVPKAEDALAMISQSVRQVILDVKVGPPSFEKGLAEDVLSLLRRTDCKNCLVWSKSDDLGRDIIKLSKDVIVGYIVMVDKSTNRRTELVRIEGAKVAGIYHRLIHEKVMKVMRSHDRRVFAWTVDDSSSIKKMLYEHVDAIVTSNPSLLQQLMQETRTECMEDGFDLP